One genomic segment of Myxococcales bacterium includes these proteins:
- a CDS encoding NAD-dependent epimerase/dehydratase family protein has product MSESWTLVTGASGFVGSRLVRALVERGEHVKAFVRAGSSLRQLADLPADRLRLAFGDITVEHTVYRALASCDRMYHVASNFKMWDPDPQAILKPAIEGTRATLEAARRRGLEKIVVTSSVAALGTTTAPEEMDETHEFNLQDPETYVLSKFEAERVALEAADNGMPVVVVRPAGIYGPGDWKPTPTGASVVNYLKTPPFISIPVTEGGISVVDVDDVVEGHIGAMESGEIGEAYNLGGESMTYRQLIDELAEITGLALPGMTLSAGTIGLVGSLMELKASLFGGEPQVTRRLARDYAVAYAWVTSEKAAAAFGYKSRPASQTLSRSVRWYLEHGYVPENAARRVRLEFRTT; this is encoded by the coding sequence ATGAGCGAGTCATGGACTCTGGTCACGGGCGCTTCCGGCTTCGTGGGGTCGCGCCTGGTGCGGGCGCTCGTCGAGCGCGGTGAGCACGTCAAGGCGTTCGTCCGAGCCGGCTCGAGCCTGCGTCAGCTCGCGGATCTGCCGGCAGACCGCCTGCGCTTGGCCTTCGGCGACATCACCGTCGAGCACACGGTGTATCGAGCGCTCGCGAGTTGTGATCGCATGTATCACGTCGCGAGCAACTTCAAGATGTGGGATCCGGATCCGCAAGCGATCTTGAAGCCTGCGATCGAGGGCACACGCGCGACGCTCGAAGCTGCGCGCCGGCGGGGCCTCGAGAAGATTGTCGTCACGAGCAGCGTCGCGGCGCTCGGCACCACCACCGCCCCCGAGGAGATGGACGAGACGCACGAGTTCAACCTCCAGGATCCGGAGACCTACGTGCTCTCGAAGTTCGAGGCGGAGCGAGTTGCGCTCGAGGCCGCGGACAATGGCATGCCCGTCGTCGTGGTACGCCCGGCGGGTATTTACGGACCGGGCGACTGGAAGCCCACGCCGACCGGCGCGAGCGTGGTCAACTACCTGAAGACGCCGCCCTTCATCAGCATTCCGGTCACGGAGGGCGGCATCAGCGTCGTCGACGTGGACGACGTCGTCGAGGGTCACATCGGTGCGATGGAATCCGGCGAGATCGGCGAGGCGTACAACCTGGGCGGAGAGAGCATGACGTATCGCCAGCTCATCGATGAGCTGGCGGAGATCACCGGGCTCGCGCTGCCAGGCATGACCTTGAGCGCCGGCACCATCGGGCTCGTGGGCTCGCTGATGGAGCTCAAGGCCAGTCTTTTCGGCGGAGAACCCCAGGTGACGCGCAGGCTCGCCCGGGACTACGCCGTCGCCTACGCCTGGGTGACCAGCGAAAAAGCGGCCGCGGCCTTCGGTTACAAGTCTCGCCCTGCGAGCCAGACGCTGTCGCGGTCCGTGCGCTGGTATCTGGAGCACGGTTACGTTCCGGAGAACGCGGCGCGCCGCGTGCGCCTGGAGTTCCGCACCACGTGA
- a CDS encoding chorismate mutase, with protein sequence MSDEPTLSDLRDEIDRIDERILELLAERIRVALRVGVLKSERGIPIYDPERERGIFLRLCQRAQAPLSPDVVRRVFERVIDETRWAEQRAKKP encoded by the coding sequence GTGAGCGACGAGCCCACACTCTCCGACCTCCGAGACGAGATCGATCGCATCGACGAGCGCATTCTGGAGCTCCTGGCGGAGCGCATCCGGGTTGCGCTCCGGGTCGGCGTCTTGAAGAGCGAGCGCGGCATCCCGATCTACGACCCCGAGCGGGAACGCGGCATCTTCCTGCGGCTGTGTCAGCGCGCGCAGGCCCCGCTGTCGCCCGACGTCGTGCGTCGAGTCTTCGAGCGGGTCATCGACGAGACCCGTTGGGCCGAGCAGCGCGCCAAGAAACCCTGA
- a CDS encoding VWA domain-containing protein, with product MRRLLPTAALLWAIAAFSDACGPGGHAKPYTTPPEDSGSTGGSSSVDTGLVDGPPSPDAGGLCGNTVIPVLTERPNVYFVVDRSGSMGDPLPKSPFNKYVNARIAIGKLLRVIGHRLRYGAAIFPTPGGVVEGCNPGKEIFPTTDGDPPTYAAQGLDGPTLKKLLAVLGGFQPNGGTPTSASLAVLAPTLAALPGKTFVVLATDGAPNCNSSAQCGPEDCMANIEGANLNGTPCVAPLNCCDPKLVQDGQQLCVDRQATVKIVTDLFDAGILTYVIGMPGSEVYQSVLEEAAVAGGTAKSTPPSYYPVTDEEQLTSALKEIGIKVAITCTVDLGSAPPDKKLVNVYLDTSLVLQDPLDGWSWTNDTTVELHGAACDKLKSGDVLQVQVVAGCPTSVK from the coding sequence GTGCGGCGTCTGCTCCCAACAGCTGCGCTTCTGTGGGCGATCGCCGCGTTTTCCGACGCCTGTGGACCGGGCGGTCACGCCAAGCCCTACACCACTCCGCCGGAGGACAGCGGCTCCACCGGCGGCTCGAGCTCCGTGGATACCGGTCTCGTCGACGGCCCCCCGTCACCAGACGCGGGCGGGCTCTGCGGCAACACGGTGATCCCCGTCCTGACCGAGAGACCCAACGTCTACTTCGTCGTGGACCGCTCCGGCAGCATGGGTGATCCACTGCCCAAGAGCCCGTTCAACAAATACGTCAACGCCCGCATCGCAATCGGCAAGCTGCTGCGTGTCATTGGTCATCGCCTGCGCTACGGCGCCGCGATCTTCCCGACTCCCGGCGGAGTCGTCGAGGGGTGCAACCCGGGCAAAGAGATCTTCCCGACGACCGACGGCGACCCGCCCACGTACGCGGCCCAGGGACTCGACGGCCCCACCCTCAAGAAACTCCTGGCGGTGCTGGGAGGCTTCCAGCCGAACGGCGGGACACCCACGTCGGCGTCGCTTGCGGTCCTCGCGCCGACACTGGCCGCGCTCCCCGGCAAGACCTTCGTGGTGCTCGCCACCGATGGCGCTCCCAATTGCAACTCCTCAGCGCAGTGCGGCCCCGAGGACTGCATGGCGAACATCGAAGGGGCAAACCTCAACGGCACGCCCTGCGTCGCACCGCTCAACTGTTGTGATCCCAAGCTGGTGCAGGACGGGCAGCAGCTATGTGTGGACCGGCAGGCGACGGTGAAGATCGTGACCGATCTGTTCGATGCCGGTATTCTCACCTACGTCATCGGCATGCCCGGGAGTGAGGTCTACCAGAGTGTGCTCGAAGAGGCCGCGGTCGCCGGCGGCACCGCGAAGTCCACGCCGCCCTCGTATTATCCGGTCACGGACGAAGAGCAGCTGACGTCCGCGCTCAAAGAGATCGGGATCAAGGTGGCCATTACGTGCACGGTGGACCTCGGCTCCGCGCCGCCCGACAAGAAGCTGGTCAATGTGTATCTCGACACCAGTCTGGTCCTGCAAGATCCACTGGACGGCTGGAGCTGGACCAACGACACGACCGTCGAGCTACACGGCGCCGCCTGTGACAAGCTGAAGAGCGGCGACGTGCTGCAAGTGCAGGTCGTTGCGGGCTGTCCGACTTCGGTGAAGTGA